A stretch of the Rosa rugosa chromosome 5, drRosRugo1.1, whole genome shotgun sequence genome encodes the following:
- the LOC133711225 gene encoding cell wall / vacuolar inhibitor of fructosidase 1-like yields MDAKLIDETCQKTPNPNLCVSSLKSDPRSSDADVKGLGVIMVDVVKAKAIIGQNKAQELLKQSPGDLRLKVCSGDYDRISNHHVPNALLAFKKDAPDIAEEDMSEAAEEARACESSFSGGSPLTDVNNVLADVAAITAAIAKELVG; encoded by the coding sequence ATGGATGCTAAACTCATTGATGAAACATGTCAAAAAACCCCAAACCCCAATCTTTGTGTCTCATCTCTCAAATCAGACCCTCGAAGTTCCGATGCTGATGTCAAAGGCTTGGGCGTAATAATGGTGGATGTGGTTAAGGCAAAAGCGATTATCGGTCAAAACAAAGCACAAGAATTGCTTAAGCAGAGCCCAGGAGATCTACGCTTAAAAGTTTGTTCAGGTGACTATGATAGAATATCAAATCATCATGTCCCAAATGCTTTACTGGCATTTAAGAAAGATGCCCCGGACATTGCTGAAGAAGATATGAGTGAAGCTGCTGAAGAGGCAAGGGCATGTGAGTCTAGTTTTTCAGGGGGTTCTCCTCTGACAGATGTGAATAATGTTTTAGCAGATGTTGCGGCTATTACTGCAGCTATAGCAAAGGAATTAGTTGGTTGA